The proteins below come from a single Chryseobacterium sp. MA9 genomic window:
- a CDS encoding Fur family transcriptional regulator — protein MKKDIEHKLIDKNTKPTSMRILVYDFLSSQEAALSLSEIENHFDNADRITIYRTLKTFEEKGIVHSIQENTTTKYKLCEDDCDEKTHKDWHLHFYCKICKQTTCKEDISFPENIQTNFRIDEIRLFAKGICENCLENLQ, from the coding sequence ACCTACCAGCATGAGGATTTTGGTGTATGATTTTTTAAGCTCTCAGGAAGCGGCTTTATCCCTTTCTGAAATAGAAAATCATTTTGATAATGCTGACAGAATCACCATCTACAGAACATTGAAAACCTTTGAAGAAAAAGGAATTGTTCACAGCATTCAGGAAAATACAACCACGAAATACAAATTATGTGAAGACGATTGTGATGAAAAAACACATAAAGACTGGCATCTGCATTTCTACTGTAAAATATGCAAACAAACCACCTGCAAAGAAGATATTTCTTTCCCGGAAAACATCCAGACCAATTTCAGAATTGATGAAATACGATTGTTTGCCAAAGGAATCTGCGAAAACTGTCTTGAAAATTTGCAATAG